In Aegilops tauschii subsp. strangulata cultivar AL8/78 chromosome 3, Aet v6.0, whole genome shotgun sequence, one genomic interval encodes:
- the LOC141020701 gene encoding probable nucleolar protein 5-2, giving the protein MEAAYVDVILLLAGSVMAVLLEEFRTFKDKSNAINKSTGVSKRLTEMIMNCRFPEQKIAVGKLEYKRIIEERLNIDCLYNTAVMEVMWGIQHCMPSLLPQEKSQLTEADCLPMSLGLHYVLQHYDCDVKTEMCDSVEKKYSGALRHAGDLIKDVSGINCEGWTLLKIATALKMIWWPEFGDSCEVSEDDVSRLVAHAYICDLHKKKDSCLTVYKDMVEAHEVKTSKKGLVKSLVELANETYEAEGPGKNWDTCIG; this is encoded by the exons ATGGAGGCAGCGTACGTGGACGTCATTCTCCTCCTTGCAGGGTCCGTCATG GCTGTTTTGCTGGAAGAATTTCGAACTTTTAAGGACAAGTCCAATGCCATTAATAAAAGTACTGGTGTCAGCAAAAGGCTTACTGAGATGATCATGAACTGTCGCTTCCCTGAGCAGAAAATTGCTGTTGGAAAGCTTGAATACAAAAGAATTATTGAAGAGAGATTG AATATAGACTGCCTGTATAATACAGCTGTGATGGAGGTAATGTGGGGCATACAGCATTGCATGCCAAGTTTGCTGCCTCAAGAAAAATCACAACTGACTGAAGCGGACTGTCTCCCGATGAGTCTAGGACTGCACTATGTATTGCAACATTATGACTGTGATGTCAAAACAGAGATG TGTGATTCTGTTGAGAAGAAATATTCTGGAGCCTTGCGCCATGCAGGTGACCTCATTAAGGATGTTTCTGGCATCAACTGCGAGGGTTGGACGTTACTGAAAATTGCAACAGCTCTGAAGATGATATGGTGGCCTGAATTTGGCGACTCCTGTGAG GTTTCAGAAGATGATGTGTCAAGGTTGGTGGCTCATGCATATATATGTGACCTTCATAAGAAAAAAGATTCTTGCTTGACAGTCTACAAAGATATGGTCGAAGCTCATGAAGTTAAGACCTCAAAAAAAGGACTAGTGAAATCATTGGTTGAGCTGGCCAATGAAACATATGAGGCGGAAGGGCCTGGGAAGAAT TGGGATACCTGCATCGGCTAA